TCCGTAGAGATTGACCGATTAACGATATCTATATGTTGAGACCATACCAATTACTAAATCTGTTTTACAGTGAGACAGTCTATTTATGCGGCTAAAGATGCTCGACGGCGGATGATCTCGTGGTATCCCTGCGCGTGGCTCTGTCAGAAGCCCGGAGAGATGTATTGGAGGGGACTGACTTTTCTAGCCCATACGCCCGCAACTTGCGGTACAGCGTTGAGCGACTCACTTCAAGATCACGAGCTATCCTGGATAAGTTTCCACGATGCAGGTTGATCGCGCGCACGAGCAATTCTATTTCAATCCTACGGTGCGCCGCTCTCAACGAATGAAGTGAGTCGGACGTGGGGTGCACTTCTTTGACGAGGTCGAGGTCCCGTGATGTAATCTCATGTCCTTCTGCCATGACAACAGCCCGCCGAACGCGATTGTTCAGTTCCCGCACATTCCCAGGCCAAGGGTGGGCGCGCATAGCGTCAACGGCTTCCGAGGTGAAACCTGAGATGAGTTTGTGCGAATCCGCGGCCGCGCGTCTCAGGAAGCCCATCGCCATGAACAACGTATCCTCGTCTCGCTCTCTCAGCGGCGGGAGGTGGAGATGCAAGGCACCCAACCGATAGTAGAGATCCTCCCGAAAGGTCCCCTGGCCAATGGAGGCTTTCAAATTGATATTTGTCGCTGCGATCACCCGTGCATCCACCCGTAAGGTTTCTTGGCCGCCGACTCGTTGACACGTACCGTCCTGCAAAAACTTGAGCAATTTCACTTGTAAAGAAGGCAACAGATTACCGACTTCATCGAGGAATACCGTGCCTCCAGCGGCCGCTTCCAGCTTGCCCTTCTTTTGATTCACGGCATCGACACCGGCCCCTCGCTCATGACCAAACAGCTCAGATTCCAAAAGAGTTTCTGGAATAGCCTCACAATTGAGCGAGATAAATGGCCCCTCCTTCCGAAAACTACGCACATGGATGGCCTGAGCAGTCAACTCCTTGCCGGTACCGGTTTCTCCGGTCAACAGCACCGGCATGTCCGTTGTCGCGACTTTACGAATCAGGTTAAACACCTCACAGATGGCCGGACTCGCGCCTACCATTTCACCTAAGACTTCCACGAATACCTCCTCAAGAAGAAATGCCTGCACTCACGGATCATACGCATCACCGGCAGATCGCCATGAGCCAGATCCGGTCATGGAACCTAATATGTCGGTGGACAACCGATAGTTCTTACGCGCTTCCCTTCACCCACTCCATACGGCCCTAGAATGTACCATATTCCAGCTCTATGGCTCTAGTCTAAATACCTGGCATATTATACTAGTACGTAGGATGTCTTTTCTCTTTGGTCGTGATCTTACACGGAGGCTATTCGTCGACCTAGAGAGAAGGCCAAAGCATTCATACGAATGGGTAGTGCCGAATAGCACTGCCCGCTAGCGTTCATGGTATTATTCTGCTTTGGTCGTTACGTCTGCTCATCCTGAGCCAGCTTGTATTGAGTTCAAGATCAGGCGTTTCGGTACGAGTATGAGGCCTGGTAGACTCCTCAGCACCCAGTCGATCACGTAGCAACGGTGCCATCCAACTACAAGCACCACCTATGAACTCACCATCCTGAACAATCGACCTATGCACGAAAACACAGAACTCTAGCCAACGCGGAGTTCTCTATCGCACTCATTTGGACACACATTGGAGAATCACATGTTCGACTGGTTGACCAACTCAGAAATGTGGATGGCCCTCGCCACCCTCACGGCCTTGGAGATCGTCCTGGGTATCGATAATATTATTTTCATTTCGGTCCTCGTCGGACGTCTTCCTGAACATCAGCGGAATCTGGCACGTCGACTGGGATTAGGCCTCGCAATGATTGCACGGCTGGGGCTGCTCTTTTCGATTTCACTCATGATGGGCCTGACGGCTCCGCTCTTCACCGTGCTGAATCACGCTCTATCGGGACGAGATCTCATCCTCATCGGAGGTGGGCTCTTCCTCCTTGCCAAGGCGACGCACGAAATCCATGAGAGCTTGGAAGGAACAGAGGAGCAAAAGTCTTCCATAGCCTCGACGAGTTTCGGCATGATGCTGATTCAGATTGCCCTGCTGGATATCGTGTTTTCCTTGGATTCTGTCATCACGGCTGTCGGACTCGTCGATGATATTTCCGTGATGGCGACTGCAATTATCACCGCCGTACTCGTGATGCTGTTCGCAGCTCGCGCCATCGGCGAATTCGTCGACACCCATCCGACGATCAAGATCCTTGCACTCTCATTTTTGATTCTGGTCGGAGTCACCCTCATGGTCGAGGGCTTCGATGTGCACGTGCCGAAGGGATATATCTATTTTGCGATGGCCTTTTCGGTAGCTGTGGAGATGATAAACCTGCGGATTCGTCGACGTGCGATCCCACCTCGCAAACTGTATAACCGATACTCAGCACGCAAGCCGGACTGTACGGCACAAGAACATTGACCGATGGACCTCCTATACGTCCGGCTCCTCAATCGGACCAGCCCATTCGCCATGCGCCAGCGACACTTCTTGGAATCCCCCATCCGGCCATTGGAATTGTCCTGCCTCATCAACGAGCACGATAAAGGGCTCCGTTTCGCCCGCTTCTCCGCGGAACCAGTACCACCCTGACCGACTCGGGATCTCTAGAGTCCACCGATAGATCGACATCGTTTCTCTCCTCGTACCGTGGTCCTTCAGCATTCCTTCGCGCCACTACTTTTTGATACAGTCTGATCAACCTATTTCCGACCCTATCACGTCATGCGTCCACTTCCAATAGACGAGATCCTGCCGTCAATCCGACAAACCCTTCATGCCTGTGCAAATTCCATCCTCACGGCTGCACCAGGAGCTGGGAAAACGACCCGAGTCCCGCTGGCACTCCTAGGAGAATCATGGCTATCGGATCGGAAGATCTTATTGCTAGAACCCAGGCGGCTTGCCGCGCGAGCCGCCGCATCTCGTATGGCGGAGGAACTGAATGAGCGCGTCGGAGAGACTGTCGGCTACCGGATGAGGCTCGAGACCAAGGTCGGACCAACGACGAGGATTGAGGTTGTGACGGAGGGGATCCTTACAAGGATGCTTCATCAGGACCCTTCGCTTGAGGCCTATGGCATCGTGCTGTTTGACGAATTCCACGAACGCAGCTTGCAGGCCGATATGGGGCTCACCTTGTGCCTTGAGACACAGCGGCTGTTTCGTCCTGATCTTCGCCTGCTCGTCATGTCCGCGACGTTGGACTGTGAGCCAGTCAGCGATCTCTTGGGCCAGGCCCCGATCATCACGTGCGAAGGTCGAATGTTTCCAGTGGAAACCCGGTACCTTGAGCAGTCGATGACCAGCCCTCTCGACCACACCGTTACCCAAGCGATCAAGCGTGCTCTTGCGCGGGACCAAGGAAGTCTGTTGGTCTTCCTGCCGGGCCTGGCAACCATCCGCCGAGTCGAACGGATGTTATTGGATGCTGAACTCGGATCGTCCATACATGTTGCGCCGCTGCACGGGGAACTCCCTCAAGCGATGCAAGACGCGGCCATTCGACCAGCTGCTCTTGGATTACGGAAAGTCGTACTTGCCACATCAATCGCCGAAACCAGTGTGACGATCGACGGCATACGCGTAGTGATTGATTCAGGGTGGCTACGCCTTCCCCGGTTCGATCCACGCTCCGGTCTTACTCGATTGGAGACCATCCGAGTCACCCACGATGCAGCGGATCAGCGTCGTGGCCGAGCGGGACGTCTCGAACCAGGTATCTGTTATCGGCTGTGGACCGAGAAGGAACAGGCCGGGCTCGCCGCCCATCGTCCGCCGGAGATCTTGGACGCAGACCTGGCACCACTGATGCTTGATCTTGCCCAGTGGGGCACGCAGAATCCGGAAGAATTATCCTGGCTTACTCCACCACCTCAAGGAGGAGTCAGCCAATCCAAGGAGTTGCTCACCAGACTCGGAGCCTTTTCCACTGATGGACGATTGACTGAACATGGTCGCGACATGGCCATGCTGCCTCTCCATCCCCGTCTATCGCACATGCTGATCCAATCCAAATCACTGGGGCTAGCCGATTCCGCGTGCGAGGTAGCAGCCTTGTTGAGCGAGCGAGACGTTCTGCAGAGGACGCGCGATCTCCAGAATTCAGATCTCCGCGTTAGAGTGGATCTTCTTCATGGAGAATACGACTCTGTCGGACTCGTACCGAATCGAGCCACAATCGAACAGGTGAAGCGGACCGCACACCTCTGGCGCCGCCAACTCGGTGCACAATGCGATGCGAGGAGCAACGACCGTCACGACCCTTCACAGAGGGTCGGGGTCTTACTTGCACTGGCCTACCCTGATCGGATTGCACAGCGGCAGACCGGTGAGGACTCACGCTATCGGCTCGTCAATGGACGCGGCGCACGGTTCACCGGACCGAGCACGATGGATGGAGAACCCTTCTTGGTTATCGCCGACCTCGATGGAGGGACACCATGGGCAAGAATTCATCTTGCGACTCCGATTACGAGAGAAGACATTGAATCACTCTATCACGACCAACTCGTTGTGGAAGAATCAGTAACGTGGGATGAGACCGATGGTGCCGTTCGGGCGTCCCGCCGACATACGCTTGGTTCGGTGGTGATCAAGAACGAAGCCATTCCTCAACCGAACGAAGGCCACGTGATGGAGGCCCTGTTGCACGGTATTCGTCACGCAGGGTTTGCATGCTTACCGTTTACCAGGGAGCTTCAGGAGTGGCAAGCTCGGGTGACATGGGTCCGACAAGCAACGGATTCCCACTCGGATTGGCCCGATCTGTCAAACGAAGCGCTCCTGAGGACATTGGATACGTGGCTCGGTCCCTATCTAACCGGCATTATCTCGCTCAATCGGGTGAAGCGACTGAATCTGACCCGGCCGCTCCACGCTCTTCTCACCTACGAACAACAGCGACGTCTCGATCAACTCGCGCCGACTCACCTCGTCGTTCCAAGCGGATCTCGCCTCCGGATCGATTACGAACAGGGTGAAACTCCAGTGCTGGCGGTGCGCCTACAAGAAATGTTCGGCTGTCAAGAGACCCCGCGGGTCGCGAGCGGAACAATTCCCGTGATATTGCATCTACTCTCTCCGGCCGGACGGCCGGTGCAGGTCACGCAGGACTTAGCCGGGTTCTGGAAGCGGGCCTACCATGAAGTCAGGAAAGAGCTACGCGGTCGCTACCCAAAACACCACTGGCCGGAAGATCCACTCCACTCCGCCCCAACGGCAAAGCCGAAACGGCGAAGCTAAACTGACGATCTCCTCTCGTCATGCTGCTCCCATACACGAAAGGCAGCGAGATCCTGGGCGATGCTATGGAGCAACAGTCCCAACACTGCGGCATCGTCGAGCAGTCCGATTCCCGGAATGAAGTCCGGCAGCAAATCCATCGGACTGATGATGTAGAGCAGTGCCGCAGCGAGAGACACGATCGTGCGCACAGAGAGGCCCCTGTAGCTCCCCCTCTTCCAAGCTTTCAGTAGCCGACCGAGCAACGGAAGGTCGGACCAGAGACGGCTGATCATCCGAAGAACCTCGAAGAATCTCGTAGAGACGCTCATCTCGACCTCCCTCATGGCGTTCCCGCTATCTATAGGAACAGGCTCAACAAAGACGAGAGACAGAATACCAAATACTTCCCGACTGAGGAAGCAGGCGTTACCTGAACGAGTTCGCCAACACTCGCTGTAGTGCCTGTATGGCTTGAGCCAGAGATATGATCCCAAGTTGTGTTTGGCATCGAGCTGAAAGTTGAGCGTATCTTTCGGTTGCTAAAACCGAAAACCGCCTCCGAGGAGGCAGGAAGGATACGCTCATGAAGAGGGACACCGTAGTTCAGTGGCCGAGTCGAGAGGTCCCCCAGACTCCGAGGTCGGTGCTCGATGAGATCGCCCGCGAGGGTGCGCGACGCATGCTCCAGGCAGCCCTGGTGTCGGAGGCGGATGATTTTATTGCGCAGTTTGGCAACGTCGTCGACACCGAGGGGCGGCGAGTGGTCGTGCGCAACGGCTACCTGCCCGAACGCGAGCTCGTCAGCGGGGTTGGATCGCTCGCGGTGAAGCAGCCGCGAGTGCGAGACCGCAGTGGCCATCAGACGTTCACCAGCAAAATCCTCCCGCCATTTCTACGGCGGTTGCCGAGCGTCGACGCGCTCATCCCAGTGCTGTACCTCAAGGGGATCTCCACCGGGGACTTCTCCGAGGCGCTCACCGCGATCCTCGGACCCAACGTCGCTGGCTTGAGCGCCACGAACATCGTGCGCCTCAAGGAGGGCTGGGAGAAGGAGTTCGAGACCTGGTCGAAGCGGGATCTGAGCGGCAAGCGCTACGTGTACTGGTGGGCAGACGGGTTGTACGTCAACGTCCGGCTCGACAAGGACCGTCCCTGTATCTTGGTGCTTATGGGAGCCACGGAAGACGGCACCAAGGAGCTGCTGGCAGTCTGGGACGGAGAGCGGGAGAGCAAGGTGTCCTGGCAAACGGTGCTACGTGAACTGAAACGTCGGGGGCTCACCGAAGGTCCCAAGCTCGCCACCGGCGACGGCGCGTTGGGCTTCTGGGCTGCGCTCGAGGAGGAGTTCCCCGAAACTGAAGAACAGCGATGCTGGGTCCACAAGACGGCCAACATGTTGGACAAGATGCCGAAAAGCATCCAGCCCGATGCAAAGCAACTCATCCACGAGATGTACATGGCTCCGACCCTCGACGCCGCCAAGGAAGCATCCGAGGAATTCAAGAAGCGATACTCGGCCAAGCATCCCAAGGCTGTCGAATGCCTCACCAAGGACGAGGACGTGCTGTTTACGTTTTACAACTTCCCCGCCGAGCATTGGATCCACCTTCGAACGACCAACCCCATCGAGTCGACGTTCGCGACCGTGCGCCATCGGACACGCCAAACCAAGGGCTGTGGCTCGAGGAAGGCGACGATGGCGATGGTCTTCAAGCTCGGGCTCGAGGCCCAGAAGCGGTGGCGGCGATTGAACGGCCATCGCTTACTCGCAAAGGTGATCGAAGGTGCAAAGTTTGTCGATGGCGAAATCGAGGACGTCGCCGCGTGAAGAAATGTCTCGAAGGAGCGCTCAACCGATGCTCATGCGAAACACAACTCTTGACAATATCTCCTTGAGCCATCCCATCCGGCTCTTTCTGGAGTCGACTCCCTAACACAAAGATCGTCTCACAACCCAACACGGTACCCAGCTCAGTGAGTCGCTCTGCCCCGATTCGCCCTCCAACGGCCGGCATTGTTGATCTGAGGTGCCCCCACGACCGCCGACAGCTGGCCGCAACCGATAGACACTCCGGTTCTGACATTGGGTAG
The nucleotide sequence above comes from Nitrospira sp.. Encoded proteins:
- a CDS encoding DUF1232 domain-containing protein, with protein sequence MSVSTRFFEVLRMISRLWSDLPLLGRLLKAWKRGSYRGLSVRTIVSLAAALLYIISPMDLLPDFIPGIGLLDDAAVLGLLLHSIAQDLAAFRVWEQHDERRSSV
- a CDS encoding sigma-54-dependent Fis family transcriptional regulator, whose amino-acid sequence is MEVLGEMVGASPAICEVFNLIRKVATTDMPVLLTGETGTGKELTAQAIHVRSFRKEGPFISLNCEAIPETLLESELFGHERGAGVDAVNQKKGKLEAAAGGTVFLDEVGNLLPSLQVKLLKFLQDGTCQRVGGQETLRVDARVIAATNINLKASIGQGTFREDLYYRLGALHLHLPPLRERDEDTLFMAMGFLRRAAADSHKLISGFTSEAVDAMRAHPWPGNVRELNNRVRRAVVMAEGHEITSRDLDLVKEVHPTSDSLHSLRAAHRRIEIELLVRAINLHRGNLSRIARDLEVSRSTLYRKLRAYGLEKSVPSNTSLRASDRATRRDTTRSSAVEHL
- a CDS encoding TerC family protein, with product MFDWLTNSEMWMALATLTALEIVLGIDNIIFISVLVGRLPEHQRNLARRLGLGLAMIARLGLLFSISLMMGLTAPLFTVLNHALSGRDLILIGGGLFLLAKATHEIHESLEGTEEQKSSIASTSFGMMLIQIALLDIVFSLDSVITAVGLVDDISVMATAIITAVLVMLFAARAIGEFVDTHPTIKILALSFLILVGVTLMVEGFDVHVPKGYIYFAMAFSVAVEMINLRIRRRAIPPRKLYNRYSARKPDCTAQEH
- the hrpB gene encoding ATP-dependent helicase HrpB — encoded protein: MRPLPIDEILPSIRQTLHACANSILTAAPGAGKTTRVPLALLGESWLSDRKILLLEPRRLAARAAASRMAEELNERVGETVGYRMRLETKVGPTTRIEVVTEGILTRMLHQDPSLEAYGIVLFDEFHERSLQADMGLTLCLETQRLFRPDLRLLVMSATLDCEPVSDLLGQAPIITCEGRMFPVETRYLEQSMTSPLDHTVTQAIKRALARDQGSLLVFLPGLATIRRVERMLLDAELGSSIHVAPLHGELPQAMQDAAIRPAALGLRKVVLATSIAETSVTIDGIRVVIDSGWLRLPRFDPRSGLTRLETIRVTHDAADQRRGRAGRLEPGICYRLWTEKEQAGLAAHRPPEILDADLAPLMLDLAQWGTQNPEELSWLTPPPQGGVSQSKELLTRLGAFSTDGRLTEHGRDMAMLPLHPRLSHMLIQSKSLGLADSACEVAALLSERDVLQRTRDLQNSDLRVRVDLLHGEYDSVGLVPNRATIEQVKRTAHLWRRQLGAQCDARSNDRHDPSQRVGVLLALAYPDRIAQRQTGEDSRYRLVNGRGARFTGPSTMDGEPFLVIADLDGGTPWARIHLATPITREDIESLYHDQLVVEESVTWDETDGAVRASRRHTLGSVVIKNEAIPQPNEGHVMEALLHGIRHAGFACLPFTRELQEWQARVTWVRQATDSHSDWPDLSNEALLRTLDTWLGPYLTGIISLNRVKRLNLTRPLHALLTYEQQRRLDQLAPTHLVVPSGSRLRIDYEQGETPVLAVRLQEMFGCQETPRVASGTIPVILHLLSPAGRPVQVTQDLAGFWKRAYHEVRKELRGRYPKHHWPEDPLHSAPTAKPKRRS
- a CDS encoding IS256 family transposase, whose product is MKRDTVVQWPSREVPQTPRSVLDEIAREGARRMLQAALVSEADDFIAQFGNVVDTEGRRVVVRNGYLPERELVSGVGSLAVKQPRVRDRSGHQTFTSKILPPFLRRLPSVDALIPVLYLKGISTGDFSEALTAILGPNVAGLSATNIVRLKEGWEKEFETWSKRDLSGKRYVYWWADGLYVNVRLDKDRPCILVLMGATEDGTKELLAVWDGERESKVSWQTVLRELKRRGLTEGPKLATGDGALGFWAALEEEFPETEEQRCWVHKTANMLDKMPKSIQPDAKQLIHEMYMAPTLDAAKEASEEFKKRYSAKHPKAVECLTKDEDVLFTFYNFPAEHWIHLRTTNPIESTFATVRHRTRQTKGCGSRKATMAMVFKLGLEAQKRWRRLNGHRLLAKVIEGAKFVDGEIEDVAA